A genomic region of Desulfosarcina ovata subsp. ovata contains the following coding sequences:
- a CDS encoding ATP-binding protein, with protein sequence MKSKQIHLTLANDLKALPSLCQGLERVLSPLGLDKRVRYQLEVAIEEVFTNIVAYAFSDNTPHAIEIRLNLEKEAITIRFEDHGQAFNPLSTAAPDLSKPLCDRHEGGLGIHMIKTMMDEIRYQRQGGKNILILKKKRSLFSKKE encoded by the coding sequence ATGAAGTCTAAACAGATACACCTGACGCTCGCCAACGATTTAAAAGCGCTGCCATCGCTGTGCCAAGGACTCGAGCGGGTATTGAGCCCCCTGGGGCTGGACAAAAGGGTGCGCTACCAACTCGAGGTAGCCATCGAAGAGGTCTTCACCAACATCGTCGCCTACGCCTTCAGCGATAACACCCCGCATGCGATAGAGATCAGGTTGAATCTCGAAAAAGAGGCGATTACGATTCGATTTGAAGACCATGGGCAGGCATTTAATCCACTGTCAACAGCCGCCCCGGATCTGAGCAAACCCTTGTGCGATCGCCATGAGGGCGGGCTGGGCATCCACATGATCAAAACCATGATGGATGAAATCCGCTATCAGCGGCAAGGGGGCAAAAATATACTGATTTTAAAGAAAAAGAGATCGCTTTTTTCCAAGAAGGAGTGA
- a CDS encoding STAS domain-containing protein, producing the protein MMKLIQNKQGDIHIFKVVGRLDSMTAPQFDEVLMQIIGSGGSKLVIDCEDLEYISSAGLRVLNKATKRLQPEAGKIVLCLMVDYIREVFEIAGFDTFLPIVGTLDDALGAF; encoded by the coding sequence ATGATGAAGCTAATCCAAAATAAGCAGGGTGATATTCACATCTTCAAGGTAGTCGGCCGTCTCGATTCGATGACGGCACCCCAATTCGACGAAGTGCTGATGCAGATCATCGGCAGTGGTGGCAGCAAGCTGGTGATCGATTGTGAGGACCTGGAATATATCTCCAGCGCCGGACTGCGGGTGCTGAACAAGGCCACCAAACGGTTGCAGCCCGAAGCCGGCAAGATCGTTTTGTGCCTGATGGTCGACTATATCCGTGAAGTCTTTGAAATAGCCGGTTTCGATACATTTCTGCCCATTGTGGGTACACTGGATGATGCACTGGGCGCATTCTGA
- a CDS encoding DUF6785 family protein produces the protein MTKTAPHSDADDQTSGRVRWRAVILGLLLTVLICAYTPFHNCFRHGTPLGGGHFPLAPFFILTWLVILTAGIRCLFNARTPLTGRELLCAWVLMVIGSGIAYTGLARTFFINLTAPYHFATIGNNWAAVLQPLLPDGWYPADRQAITDLYNGLPGGRELGLGALMAKIPWQAWVRPLLGWAVFIFLCYGVMIGLTNLMSRQWLRNERMNLPLLRVPEMLETAFDQQQLWPFFEDRFLLAGLSIPVLLHLLNGLHFYFPQVPQVPTLVLAGPLFPQTGLFAGFYKLKIYIYPAFIGFAFLTTKQISASFFIFYLLGCLLTGLLGLLGFAIPAAALGTTFGPTLSHPEEMQMIGAGGIFFLFIVWLGRRHIVDIVAQVAGRQAAPTLETEWISLSGAFWTSLGCSIGLVAWCLYFGFPLLPALFLLGAGFMLLIVATRVICQGGIAYFTLTAAPIDGIFALFGSRFFTATGVLMAAVIQKVLFVDLRETLMPSLMHGAKISQATRQKRTMLTGIGLVLVLSVGVSFVAMLVLCYRYGLRELNLDWATRTTVGVYENVQTLIEQPMTPNRFVLSFAIVGAVFMLALVVAYHRFYWWPLHPIGYLTAYSSAARILWFSFFIGWACNTLCMRYGGVGLFKRARLFFIGLILGDFMMGGLWALVGIFMDTSYLVLPD, from the coding sequence TTGACGAAAACTGCCCCCCATTCCGATGCTGACGACCAGACATCCGGGCGCGTGCGCTGGCGGGCGGTCATTCTGGGCCTCTTGCTGACGGTCCTGATCTGTGCCTATACGCCGTTTCACAATTGCTTCCGTCACGGAACACCCCTGGGGGGCGGGCATTTTCCGCTGGCCCCCTTCTTCATCCTGACCTGGTTGGTCATTTTGACGGCCGGGATCAGGTGCCTGTTCAATGCCAGGACACCACTGACCGGTCGAGAACTGCTCTGCGCATGGGTCCTGATGGTCATCGGATCGGGCATTGCCTATACCGGCCTGGCCCGGACCTTTTTCATCAATCTCACCGCCCCGTACCACTTCGCCACCATTGGGAATAACTGGGCTGCGGTGCTGCAGCCGCTTTTGCCCGACGGGTGGTACCCGGCAGACCGTCAGGCCATTACCGACTTGTACAACGGGCTGCCGGGCGGTCGGGAACTCGGCCTTGGCGCCCTGATGGCCAAAATTCCCTGGCAGGCCTGGGTGCGACCCTTGTTGGGATGGGCGGTTTTCATATTCCTGTGCTACGGAGTGATGATCGGACTGACCAACCTGATGAGCCGCCAGTGGCTGCGCAACGAGCGCATGAACCTGCCGCTTCTCAGAGTGCCCGAAATGCTCGAGACCGCATTCGATCAGCAGCAGCTATGGCCTTTTTTCGAGGATCGTTTTCTGCTTGCCGGGTTGTCGATTCCGGTGTTGCTGCACCTTTTAAACGGGCTTCATTTTTATTTTCCCCAGGTGCCCCAGGTGCCCACCCTGGTACTGGCCGGCCCGCTTTTCCCGCAGACAGGCCTGTTTGCAGGCTTTTACAAACTAAAGATCTACATTTATCCGGCGTTTATCGGATTTGCATTTTTAACGACCAAGCAAATCTCAGCCTCTTTTTTCATTTTCTATCTGCTGGGCTGCCTGTTGACCGGCCTTCTGGGGCTGTTGGGCTTCGCAATACCGGCCGCCGCCCTGGGCACCACCTTCGGCCCGACCTTGAGCCATCCGGAAGAGATGCAGATGATCGGTGCGGGCGGCATTTTCTTTTTGTTCATCGTGTGGCTCGGCAGGCGTCATATCGTGGATATCGTCGCCCAGGTGGCCGGGCGACAGGCGGCGCCGACCCTGGAGACGGAGTGGATCTCCTTGAGCGGCGCCTTCTGGACCTCGCTCGGGTGCAGCATCGGTCTTGTGGCCTGGTGCCTCTATTTCGGATTTCCCCTTTTGCCAGCGTTGTTTTTGCTGGGTGCCGGGTTCATGCTCCTGATTGTTGCGACCCGGGTGATCTGCCAGGGCGGTATTGCCTATTTTACCCTCACCGCAGCACCGATCGACGGCATCTTCGCCCTCTTTGGCTCACGGTTTTTCACCGCCACCGGTGTGCTCATGGCTGCTGTCATCCAGAAGGTGCTCTTTGTGGATTTGCGCGAAACCCTGATGCCTTCGCTGATGCATGGCGCCAAGATCTCCCAGGCGACGCGCCAGAAAAGGACCATGCTGACGGGTATCGGGTTGGTTCTGGTGCTGTCGGTAGGTGTCTCGTTCGTCGCCATGCTGGTGCTCTGCTACCGGTATGGTCTGCGGGAACTGAACCTGGACTGGGCCACCCGGACGACGGTGGGGGTGTACGAGAATGTGCAAACCCTCATCGAACAACCCATGACGCCCAACCGGTTCGTGCTCTCCTTTGCCATCGTGGGGGCGGTGTTCATGCTCGCCCTGGTGGTCGCCTACCATCGCTTTTACTGGTGGCCGTTGCATCCCATCGGCTACCTGACCGCTTACAGTTCGGCTGCCCGCATTCTGTGGTTCAGTTTTTTCATAGGCTGGGCGTGCAACACCCTGTGCATGCGCTACGGCGGAGTGGGCCTTTTCAAACGGGCACGGCTGTTTTTCATCGGCTTGATTCTGGGCGACTTTATGATGGGCGGGCTATGGGCCCTGGTGGGGATTTTTATGGACACGAGCTATCTGGTTCTGCCCGATTAG
- a CDS encoding peptide transporter, with amino-acid sequence MDKELQEYRDLLPPPDHFEEGFDLKTVIGAIFIGFLMMPGSMYLQLVIGTGIGPAARWVTIILFAEVAKRSYTDLKQQEIFLLYYMAGAALASPFQGLLWHQYLVQSDAAKMLGLTEFIPHWIAPGLDSESLVERTFFHRDWMIPILLLIGAQIIQRIDHFGLGYALYRITSDVEKLPFPMAPVGALGTMALAESTEDKKTSWKWRIFSIGGVIGLGFGAIYVLLPTISGLIFLEPIRLIPIPWIELTGHTEDVLPAVAVGIQLDLGLVFIGMVLPFWAVIGGLIGLIITFAANPMLYRMGILHRWHPGMQTVDTVFANNFDFYMSFGIGLGLAIGAVGIYAVIASFRKSNRNHRGSFKELFNPPPGRGDFNFWISIGIYVAATFAYVGLCVLLVPNFPWIFFLGYGFIYTPVISYISARMEGIAGQFVSLPMVREASFIAGAKFFGYQGIEIWYAPIPFHNYGETTVHFREVELTGTSIRGIIKAELVVFPVVMVASLLFSQFIWRLAPIPSANYPYAQELWHLQALNTLLMQTSTLEGSAFFYQALSAKYILSGLGFGLVTYMLLTCFGLPVLLIYGVVRGLGQTTPHGMLLELIGALVGRFFFLKRYGAKWRQYAPVLLAGFSCGMGLTGMFAMGVALILKSLGRLAY; translated from the coding sequence ATGGATAAAGAACTCCAGGAATATCGCGACCTGCTCCCCCCGCCCGACCATTTCGAAGAGGGGTTTGACCTAAAGACAGTGATCGGGGCGATTTTCATCGGTTTTCTGATGATGCCCGGCAGCATGTACCTGCAACTGGTTATCGGCACGGGCATCGGTCCCGCCGCCCGCTGGGTCACCATCATCCTGTTCGCCGAGGTCGCCAAACGTTCGTACACCGACTTGAAGCAGCAGGAGATCTTCCTGCTCTACTATATGGCCGGCGCGGCCCTGGCCTCACCCTTCCAGGGGCTGTTGTGGCATCAATACCTGGTGCAGTCGGATGCGGCCAAGATGCTGGGACTGACCGAATTTATTCCCCATTGGATCGCGCCGGGGCTCGATTCGGAGTCCCTGGTGGAGCGGACCTTCTTCCACCGGGACTGGATGATTCCTATCCTGCTGTTGATCGGGGCCCAGATCATCCAGCGCATTGACCATTTCGGACTGGGCTATGCGCTTTACCGCATCACCTCCGATGTGGAAAAGCTGCCTTTTCCCATGGCCCCTGTGGGTGCTCTGGGCACCATGGCCCTGGCGGAATCGACAGAAGACAAAAAAACATCCTGGAAATGGCGCATCTTTTCCATCGGGGGGGTGATCGGCCTTGGTTTCGGGGCTATTTACGTGCTCCTGCCCACCATTTCGGGGTTGATTTTCCTGGAACCCATCCGGTTGATTCCCATTCCCTGGATCGAACTGACGGGCCATACGGAAGACGTCTTGCCGGCGGTTGCCGTGGGCATCCAGCTCGATCTGGGCTTGGTCTTCATTGGTATGGTGCTTCCTTTTTGGGCCGTCATCGGCGGATTGATCGGGTTGATCATCACGTTTGCTGCCAACCCGATGCTTTATCGCATGGGGATCCTGCACCGCTGGCACCCCGGCATGCAGACCGTCGATACGGTGTTCGCCAACAATTTTGATTTCTATATGAGCTTCGGTATCGGCCTTGGCCTGGCCATTGGCGCGGTGGGTATTTATGCGGTGATCGCCTCTTTCAGAAAATCAAACCGCAACCATCGGGGCAGTTTCAAGGAGCTTTTCAACCCCCCGCCAGGTCGGGGGGATTTCAATTTCTGGATATCCATCGGCATCTATGTGGCCGCCACCTTCGCCTATGTGGGCCTCTGCGTGCTGCTGGTTCCCAATTTTCCCTGGATTTTCTTTTTGGGTTACGGGTTCATCTACACCCCGGTGATCTCTTATATCTCCGCACGCATGGAAGGCATTGCCGGACAGTTTGTGAGCCTGCCGATGGTGCGGGAGGCCAGCTTTATCGCTGGTGCCAAATTTTTCGGCTACCAGGGCATAGAAATCTGGTACGCCCCCATTCCCTTTCATAACTACGGTGAAACGACCGTCCATTTCAGGGAAGTCGAGTTGACCGGTACAAGCATTCGCGGAATCATTAAAGCCGAGCTGGTGGTGTTTCCGGTGGTCATGGTGGCCAGTCTGCTGTTTTCCCAGTTTATCTGGCGTCTGGCTCCGATTCCATCCGCCAACTACCCCTACGCCCAGGAGTTGTGGCATCTCCAGGCCCTCAATACACTGCTCATGCAGACCTCCACCCTCGAGGGCAGTGCCTTTTTTTACCAGGCGCTGAGCGCCAAGTATATTCTCTCGGGACTGGGGTTCGGCCTGGTGACCTACATGCTTCTGACTTGCTTCGGCCTGCCTGTGTTACTAATATATGGCGTTGTCCGAGGGCTGGGCCAGACCACCCCTCACGGCATGCTGCTCGAGCTCATCGGGGCGTTGGTGGGGCGCTTTTTCTTTCTGAAACGGTATGGCGCCAAGTGGCGTCAATATGCGCCCGTACTACTGGCCGGTTTTTCCTGCGGCATGGGGCTGACCGGCATGTTCGCCATGGGGGTGGCCCTGATTCTGAAATCGCTGGGCCGTCTCGCTTATTAA
- a CDS encoding cyclic nucleotide-binding domain-containing protein gives MSLSTETHKNSQECEYKSNLKMLRQIDLFARLPIESLKVFAYLCERETFQPGDVLFSQGEDNGQAYYIIEGSARLVDLEKDPDASLRTYEAGTFLGRLTLIGQTNRLYTLIARTQMHCLLLSREKFSQALDPFPQLYPLIMQVVATKIANWEKQNLRRGQDGQTAMPVGVSML, from the coding sequence ATGAGCTTGAGCACGGAAACGCATAAGAACAGCCAGGAGTGCGAATACAAGAGCAACCTGAAAATGTTACGGCAGATTGATCTGTTTGCCCGACTTCCCATCGAGAGTTTAAAAGTATTTGCCTATTTGTGCGAACGGGAGACGTTCCAGCCCGGCGACGTGCTCTTCAGTCAAGGAGAAGACAATGGGCAGGCCTACTACATCATCGAAGGCAGTGCCCGTTTGGTGGATCTGGAAAAGGATCCGGACGCGTCCCTACGCACCTATGAGGCAGGAACATTTTTGGGCCGCCTGACATTGATCGGCCAAACGAATCGCCTGTACACCCTCATCGCCCGGACCCAGATGCATTGCCTGTTGCTCAGCCGGGAAAAATTCTCTCAGGCATTGGACCCGTTTCCGCAATTGTACCCGCTCATCATGCAGGTTGTTGCAACCAAAATCGCAAATTGGGAAAAGCAAAACCTCCGTCGCGGGCAGGATGGCCAAACGGCCATGCCCGTGGGGGTGAGCATGCTTTGA
- a CDS encoding FtsX-like permease family protein, translating to MHEVSHRRSVRWWARPRRRFACRRTTGLGLGLFFALMVLSGGHATAAPDTGLEAVVAQLSRLGDRSTGTTGAARAADYIATHLTDLGIGDVDRTPFFLPVRRHVQSTIEIDGHLVQESITPLLANAISPGTAGGGGIEGPFYYAGRGALHDYNRIPMVGAIIALEMDSNLNWQHAASLGAKAVVFIDRAGQSGFTPRSEFEDKLELSPIDFPLFHLPVQAARRLFGDFDAMPEKRLANTIKLFSDITWQNERAENISCLIPGTDPELQAQLLVVEAFYDTSRYLPGNAPGADEALSIASLLALATEFKQRPPRRSVLLLATAGHAQTLAGMREFIWSLTTKSKEMKRREAFLEDTSGQIKAYLQALSALDLTGDLRSALQGTQHPEVIIEALAETIKTEVDRLSAHLMESRMRAQPLSKEEMQVLARERLALRQLGWRTHLNRLSDHEADLVRMLVPRALAGYREDLADLENTQKALKKARKLRKRLDPFDLKVVVSLHLSSHGDGIGAFYQGWLYSLAPKINHVGAFSRLNQILMAVGQDSGDGPNPTPRVQLFETLRPSRLRPWQGYLPDRPQLGGEISTLAGYLGLTLATCNDQRSRWGTPYDTMARIDWAFATEQQHLVQTLVRSLIEAPRHDTGKMPKNAFATVYGYAKRLRHGELFPDQPTPGTVVMAFQNMTRYYTMVNRLGDFYLKGVATKKHVPDKLIIEGYRFDSATGRAVWAIDKVQTGKDAYRLKIRRRSMETDLIMFNCRQSTLFNLLEPRNFRYMTKINILDGRREAEPLRYWYSRIDTRRSVITTLFLPPETRFKLTLSDSVLNRKLILTRATPNRPEGVGYAIDAWPRLYHTEFAVARDMWALTIPRIDSLESHGIINVKLHDLKDAGTAALTRAQDALMRKAYDDFTQAATTAWALAGRVYDQVEKTRKDVLFGVLFYIALFVPFAFCLERLLFGYTNIHKRLIAFSVLLCLLIAVIYAVHPAFELAYSPLVVILAFFIMGLSMIVTAIIFARFETEMQRLQRRYQQSKLAEIGRMKAFMAAFFLGISNLRRRRLRTALTCTTLIILTFTIMSFTSVKSVRQHTRLRFEDNGGYPGMLFQHPSFQTLPQQTLDIVQTAMGGPGTTLPRVWLEGEDPTRPRLVPVVNGVRAFDAQGLVGMSAGEPQITGLDRMLTAGRWFTPEESRAVILSQRMAAHLGVSPPAVLSIWGDAYELVGVFDGEALERYKDLNGESITPVVFSSEAALTMTDAEVDALEAGEDIHRFQGRYKHVQADLIVIMPFREVLSMNGVLKGIVARPGSVPEAEAGVAALRDLAERLVDRFGLMLFVGEPDGVFVYHAADTLRYSGVPNIVIPLFIAILIVLNTMIGSVVERKNEIATYTSVGLAPSHVSFLFIAEAMAFAVLSVVLGYLLAQTSGELLSQTALWQGITVNYSSLAGVGAMLLVMGLVLISVIYPAKVAGRIAIPDVRRAWTLPQASGNVIEVALPFLMKHAERNGLAGFVHDYFVEHADVSHGVFATANVSVVSACPISPAALQPAGGQPAMTNAPMICLQIHADVWLAPFDFGILQKVELWFCDAEDDPGFLEIRVKLIRQAGEGNLWHRINKSFLDELRKHLLVWRFMDPDVQAAFSDQMNTVLAKCEPPTDD from the coding sequence ATGCACGAAGTTTCCCACAGACGATCCGTCAGGTGGTGGGCACGCCCGCGGCGACGATTCGCCTGCCGACGGACAACAGGTCTTGGCCTGGGTCTTTTTTTTGCCCTGATGGTTCTTTCCGGCGGCCATGCCACGGCAGCTCCCGACACCGGGCTGGAGGCGGTCGTCGCCCAACTCTCCCGTCTGGGCGACCGCAGTACGGGAACGACAGGTGCCGCCCGGGCTGCCGACTATATTGCGACCCATCTTACCGACCTGGGCATCGGCGATGTGGACCGCACCCCGTTTTTCCTGCCTGTACGCAGGCATGTCCAAAGCACCATAGAAATCGACGGACACCTGGTTCAAGAATCGATCACCCCCCTTTTGGCCAACGCCATTTCACCGGGAACGGCCGGCGGCGGTGGCATCGAAGGGCCGTTTTACTACGCCGGTCGGGGGGCACTTCACGACTACAACCGTATTCCCATGGTGGGCGCCATCATTGCCCTCGAGATGGATTCGAACCTCAATTGGCAGCATGCGGCGTCACTGGGGGCCAAGGCGGTGGTGTTTATTGACCGTGCGGGTCAATCCGGTTTTACACCCCGGTCCGAGTTCGAGGACAAACTGGAACTCTCGCCCATCGATTTTCCGCTCTTTCATCTGCCCGTTCAGGCCGCCAGGCGCCTATTCGGCGATTTCGACGCCATGCCGGAAAAACGCCTGGCCAATACAATTAAACTTTTTTCAGATATCACCTGGCAAAACGAACGGGCTGAGAACATCTCCTGCCTGATCCCGGGCACGGACCCCGAGCTCCAGGCCCAGTTGCTGGTGGTGGAGGCCTTTTACGACACCAGTCGCTATCTTCCCGGAAATGCCCCCGGTGCCGATGAAGCCTTGAGCATTGCCTCGTTGCTGGCCCTGGCCACCGAATTCAAGCAACGGCCGCCCCGGCGTTCGGTGCTCTTGTTGGCCACGGCGGGGCATGCGCAGACCCTTGCCGGGATGCGTGAATTCATTTGGAGTCTTACCACCAAGAGCAAGGAGATGAAGCGCCGCGAGGCCTTTCTTGAGGATACCAGCGGTCAGATAAAGGCCTATCTTCAGGCCCTGTCCGCACTCGATCTTACCGGTGATTTGCGATCAGCGCTGCAGGGCACCCAGCACCCGGAGGTGATCATCGAGGCCCTTGCCGAAACCATCAAAACCGAGGTGGATCGCCTGTCGGCCCACCTGATGGAATCTCGCATGCGGGCGCAGCCGTTGTCCAAAGAAGAGATGCAGGTCCTGGCCCGCGAACGGTTGGCGCTTCGGCAGCTTGGTTGGCGGACCCATCTGAACCGGCTGTCCGATCACGAAGCGGATCTGGTCAGGATGCTGGTGCCCCGGGCCCTTGCCGGTTATCGAGAGGACCTTGCCGATCTGGAAAACACGCAAAAAGCGCTCAAAAAGGCTCGCAAACTCAGAAAGCGACTGGACCCGTTCGACCTCAAAGTGGTGGTCTCGCTCCACCTTTCGAGCCATGGCGACGGGATCGGGGCCTTTTACCAGGGCTGGCTGTACTCCTTGGCGCCGAAAATCAATCACGTCGGCGCCTTCAGCCGCTTGAACCAGATCCTGATGGCGGTCGGCCAGGATTCAGGCGATGGCCCAAACCCGACGCCGCGCGTCCAGTTGTTCGAAACCTTGCGGCCCAGCCGCCTGCGGCCCTGGCAGGGTTATCTGCCGGACAGGCCGCAGCTGGGCGGGGAAATCAGCACGCTGGCCGGTTACCTTGGGTTGACCCTGGCCACCTGCAACGACCAGCGCAGCCGCTGGGGAACCCCTTACGATACCATGGCTCGGATCGACTGGGCATTCGCTACCGAGCAGCAGCACCTGGTGCAAACCCTTGTCCGCAGCCTGATCGAGGCGCCGCGCCACGATACCGGCAAAATGCCCAAAAACGCTTTTGCCACCGTGTACGGGTACGCCAAACGGCTACGCCACGGCGAGCTTTTTCCGGACCAGCCCACGCCCGGAACCGTGGTTATGGCCTTCCAGAATATGACGCGCTACTATACCATGGTGAACCGTCTGGGTGATTTCTATCTCAAGGGGGTGGCGACCAAGAAACATGTGCCGGACAAACTGATCATCGAGGGCTACCGATTCGATTCGGCCACCGGTCGGGCGGTGTGGGCCATCGACAAGGTGCAGACCGGTAAGGACGCTTACCGGCTCAAGATCCGGCGGCGGTCCATGGAGACCGACCTGATCATGTTCAACTGCCGTCAGAGCACCCTGTTTAACCTGTTGGAACCGCGTAATTTCCGGTATATGACAAAAATCAACATCCTGGACGGCCGACGGGAGGCCGAGCCACTGAGGTACTGGTACAGCCGCATCGACACGCGCCGTTCGGTGATCACGACGCTTTTCCTGCCGCCGGAGACCCGCTTCAAACTGACCCTTTCCGATTCGGTGCTGAATCGCAAATTGATCCTCACCCGGGCGACACCGAACCGGCCGGAGGGTGTTGGGTATGCCATTGATGCCTGGCCCCGGCTTTACCACACCGAATTTGCCGTTGCCCGGGACATGTGGGCCCTGACGATCCCCCGCATCGATAGTCTCGAATCCCACGGCATCATCAATGTAAAATTGCACGATTTAAAAGACGCCGGCACGGCCGCCCTGACGCGCGCCCAGGACGCGCTGATGCGCAAGGCTTACGACGATTTCACCCAGGCCGCCACCACTGCCTGGGCCCTGGCCGGTCGTGTGTACGACCAGGTGGAGAAGACCCGCAAGGATGTCCTTTTCGGTGTGCTGTTTTATATCGCTCTGTTTGTTCCATTTGCCTTCTGTCTGGAGCGCCTTCTGTTCGGCTATACCAACATTCACAAGCGGCTCATCGCTTTTTCCGTCCTGCTATGCCTGCTTATTGCCGTCATCTATGCGGTCCATCCCGCCTTCGAACTGGCCTACAGTCCCCTGGTGGTGATTCTGGCCTTTTTCATCATGGGGCTCTCGATGATCGTCACCGCCATCATTTTTGCGCGCTTCGAAACGGAAATGCAACGTCTGCAACGGCGCTACCAGCAATCGAAACTGGCTGAGATCGGCAGAATGAAAGCCTTCATGGCCGCCTTTTTCCTGGGGATCAGTAACCTCAGGCGGCGGCGCTTGCGTACGGCACTGACCTGCACCACCTTGATCATTCTGACCTTTACCATCATGAGCTTCACGTCGGTAAAATCCGTCCGCCAACACACGCGCCTGCGCTTTGAGGATAATGGCGGCTACCCGGGGATGCTCTTTCAACACCCATCCTTTCAAACGCTGCCGCAGCAGACGCTGGACATTGTTCAGACGGCCATGGGGGGGCCGGGAACCACCTTGCCTCGGGTGTGGCTGGAGGGTGAGGACCCGACCCGCCCACGACTTGTGCCGGTGGTGAACGGGGTGCGTGCATTCGACGCCCAGGGACTGGTGGGGATGTCGGCCGGTGAACCTCAAATCACCGGTCTTGACCGGATGCTTACCGCCGGACGCTGGTTCACCCCCGAAGAATCACGGGCAGTCATTCTGTCTCAACGCATGGCCGCCCACCTGGGTGTTTCTCCGCCGGCGGTTCTGTCCATCTGGGGAGACGCCTACGAACTGGTGGGGGTCTTCGACGGGGAGGCTCTGGAGCGGTACAAAGACTTGAACGGTGAGAGCATCACACCGGTGGTTTTTTCCAGTGAGGCCGCGCTTACCATGACCGATGCCGAGGTCGATGCCCTGGAAGCCGGTGAAGACATCCATCGTTTCCAGGGTCGCTACAAGCACGTTCAGGCGGACCTGATCGTGATCATGCCTTTCCGTGAGGTTCTTTCGATGAACGGCGTCTTGAAGGGTATCGTCGCCAGGCCGGGATCCGTACCCGAAGCGGAGGCCGGTGTTGCCGCCTTGCGGGATCTGGCCGAACGGCTGGTGGACCGTTTTGGCCTGATGCTCTTTGTCGGTGAACCCGATGGGGTTTTCGTTTATCACGCGGCGGACACGCTGCGTTACAGCGGGGTGCCCAACATCGTGATCCCCCTTTTCATTGCCATCCTGATCGTACTGAACACCATGATCGGCAGTGTCGTGGAACGTAAAAACGAAATCGCGACCTATACCTCCGTCGGCCTTGCTCCCTCGCACGTCTCCTTTCTGTTCATTGCCGAAGCCATGGCTTTTGCCGTGCTTTCCGTGGTGCTCGGGTATCTTTTGGCCCAGACGAGTGGTGAACTGTTGTCGCAAACCGCGCTTTGGCAGGGGATTACGGTCAACTACTCATCCCTCGCCGGTGTGGGCGCCATGCTGCTTGTCATGGGCTTGGTGCTGATCTCCGTGATCTATCCGGCCAAGGTTGCCGGAAGGATCGCCATTCCAGACGTGCGGCGGGCATGGACGTTGCCCCAGGCGAGCGGCAACGTGATCGAGGTTGCCCTGCCATTTTTAATGAAGCATGCGGAGCGCAACGGCCTGGCCGGGTTTGTCCACGACTATTTTGTGGAGCATGCGGATGTCTCCCACGGGGTGTTCGCCACCGCCAACGTATCCGTGGTTTCGGCCTGTCCCATATCGCCCGCGGCGTTGCAACCCGCAGGAGGGCAGCCTGCGATGACCAACGCACCCATGATTTGCTTGCAGATCCATGCAGATGTCTGGTTGGCACCTTTTGACTTTGGTATTCTGCAGAAGGTCGAGTTGTGGTTTTGTGATGCCGAGGACGATCCGGGGTTTCTCGAAATTCGGGTAAAACTCATTCGCCAGGCCGGAGAGGGCAACCTCTGGCATCGGATCAACAAATCCTTTCTGGATGAACTGCGCAAACATCTTCTGGTGTGGCGTTTCATGGATCCGGACGTTCAAGCCGCTTTCAGCGACCAGATGAACACGGTACTGGCAAAATGCGAGCCGCCAACGGATGATTGA
- a CDS encoding PqqD family peptide modification chaperone, with protein MAAMRKPSSNQLTRTAALDCVPVKNSRVITRRMENGLVRITYPATQNTWFAKLANVFARKAPDRVFVRKLELDHLGTSVWHMIDARQSVQTIIRHFAAAQQLSSREAEVSVTQFLRELGRRGIIGMRQAP; from the coding sequence ATGGCTGCGATGCGTAAACCATCATCCAATCAATTGACCCGGACGGCCGCCTTGGACTGTGTTCCGGTGAAAAACAGCCGCGTCATCACCCGGCGGATGGAAAACGGTTTGGTTCGCATCACCTATCCGGCCACCCAGAATACCTGGTTCGCCAAGCTGGCCAATGTTTTTGCACGCAAGGCTCCGGACCGTGTTTTCGTTCGCAAACTGGAACTCGACCATCTCGGCACCAGTGTGTGGCATATGATCGACGCCCGGCAATCGGTTCAAACGATCATCAGGCATTTTGCGGCCGCTCAGCAGCTCAGCTCGAGAGAGGCCGAGGTTTCGGTGACCCAATTTTTGCGTGAACTTGGCCGGCGGGGAATCATCGGCATGCGCCAGGCCCCGTGA